One genomic segment of Pseudonocardia sp. T1-2H includes these proteins:
- a CDS encoding diol dehydratase small subunit, which produces MSAPAPQSRPDLGPADYPLSVNRQDLLRTPTGKPLSALTMNAVVAGEIVADDLRIAPETLQLQATLAESVQRPQLAANFRRAAELTAVPDAEVLAMYNALRPRASSRDELLAIAENLESKYHAPVCGALVREAAEVYERRDLLAREED; this is translated from the coding sequence GTGTCCGCTCCAGCCCCGCAGTCCCGCCCCGATCTCGGGCCGGCCGACTATCCGCTCTCGGTCAATCGTCAGGACCTCCTCCGCACCCCCACCGGGAAGCCGCTCTCGGCGCTGACGATGAACGCCGTGGTGGCGGGGGAGATCGTCGCGGACGACCTGCGGATCGCGCCGGAGACGCTGCAGCTGCAGGCGACGCTGGCCGAGTCGGTGCAGCGCCCGCAGCTCGCCGCGAACTTCCGCCGCGCCGCCGAGCTCACGGCGGTCCCCGACGCCGAGGTCCTCGCGATGTACAACGCGCTGCGGCCCCGGGCGTCGAGCAGGGACGAGCTGCTGGCGATCGCCGAGAACCTGGAGAGCAAGTACCACGCCCCCGTCTGCGGCGCGCTGGTCCGCGAGGCCGCCGAGGTCTACGAGCGGCGCGACCTGCTGGCCCGCGAGGAGGACTGA
- a CDS encoding propanediol/glycerol family dehydratase large subunit, with amino-acid sequence MTATQPRHSRRTEILEDRPVNLDGFVEEWPEKGLVAMESDFDPAPSVRVEDARIVELDGRARADFDFMDAFIADHAIDVGTTEASMAVPSDEIARMLINPTVSRQDVLAVTRGLTPAKILDVVKLMNVVEIMQGMQKMRARRTPANQGHSTSARDNPLQVAVDAAEGALRGFAELETTLGVLRYAPLVAIALQIGAQVGRGGVLTQCALEEATELELGMRGITAYAETISIYGTESVFVDGDDTPWSKSFLASAYASRGIKMRFTSGTGSEVQMGNAEGKSMLYLEIRCVLMAKGAGVQGLQNGSISCIGVPGAMPGGIRAVAAENLVASMVDLECASGNDQSFSHSAMRRTARMMPQLLPGTDFVCSGYSGVPNADNMFAGSNFDTDDYDDWNTIQRDLQVDGGLRHIREDEILQVRNKAARALQALFAELDLPRITDEEVEAATYANGSEDYPERDVLEDLKGAQSVMDSGITGLDLVTALERTGFHDVAENLLTVLRQRVSGDLLQTSAILTDDFVPLSAINDANDYAGPGTGYRLQGERWEQLKKLRHVTSAENPETEVS; translated from the coding sequence ATGACCGCCACCCAACCCCGGCACTCGCGGCGCACCGAGATCCTGGAGGACCGTCCCGTCAACCTCGACGGCTTCGTCGAGGAGTGGCCCGAGAAGGGCCTCGTCGCCATGGAGTCGGACTTCGACCCGGCGCCGAGCGTGCGGGTCGAGGACGCCCGGATCGTCGAGCTCGACGGCCGCGCCCGCGCCGACTTCGACTTCATGGACGCCTTCATCGCCGACCACGCGATCGACGTCGGGACGACGGAGGCCTCGATGGCGGTCCCGTCGGACGAGATCGCCCGCATGCTGATCAACCCGACCGTCTCCCGCCAGGATGTGCTCGCCGTGACCCGCGGGCTCACCCCGGCCAAGATCCTCGACGTCGTCAAGCTGATGAACGTCGTCGAGATCATGCAGGGCATGCAGAAGATGCGGGCCCGCCGCACGCCCGCGAACCAGGGGCACTCCACCAGCGCCCGGGACAACCCCCTCCAGGTCGCCGTGGACGCCGCCGAGGGCGCGCTGCGCGGGTTCGCCGAGCTCGAGACGACGCTGGGCGTCCTGCGCTACGCCCCGCTGGTGGCGATCGCGCTGCAGATCGGTGCGCAGGTCGGGCGCGGCGGCGTGCTCACCCAGTGCGCGCTGGAGGAGGCCACCGAGTTGGAGCTCGGCATGCGCGGCATCACCGCCTACGCCGAGACGATCTCGATCTACGGCACCGAGTCGGTGTTCGTCGACGGCGACGACACGCCGTGGTCCAAGTCCTTCCTCGCCTCCGCCTACGCCTCGCGCGGTATCAAGATGCGCTTCACCTCGGGCACCGGTTCGGAGGTGCAGATGGGCAACGCCGAGGGCAAGTCCATGCTGTACCTGGAGATCCGCTGCGTCCTCATGGCCAAGGGCGCGGGGGTGCAGGGCCTGCAGAACGGTTCGATCAGCTGCATCGGCGTACCCGGTGCGATGCCGGGCGGCATCCGCGCGGTCGCGGCGGAGAACCTCGTCGCGAGCATGGTCGACCTCGAGTGCGCCTCCGGCAACGACCAGTCGTTCTCGCACTCGGCGATGCGCCGGACCGCGCGGATGATGCCCCAGCTGCTGCCGGGCACCGACTTCGTCTGCTCGGGCTACTCCGGGGTGCCCAACGCCGACAACATGTTCGCCGGATCCAACTTCGACACCGACGACTACGACGACTGGAACACCATCCAGCGCGACCTGCAGGTCGACGGCGGGCTGCGACACATCCGGGAGGACGAGATCCTGCAGGTCCGCAACAAGGCCGCCCGCGCGCTGCAGGCCCTGTTCGCCGAGCTCGACCTGCCGCGGATCACCGACGAGGAGGTCGAGGCGGCCACCTACGCGAACGGCAGCGAGGACTACCCCGAGCGCGACGTGCTCGAGGACCTCAAGGGCGCCCAGTCGGTGATGGACAGCGGCATCACCGGCCTCGACCTGGTCACGGCGCTGGAGCGCACCGGATTCCACGACGTCGCCGAGAACCTGCTGACCGTGCTGCGCCAGCGCGTCTCCGGCGACCTGCTGCAGACCTCGGCCATCCTCACCGACGACTTCGTCCCGCTCTCGGCGATCAACGACGCCAACGACTACGCCGGGCCGGGCACCGGCTACCGGCTGCAGGGCGAGCGGTGGGAACAGCTCAAGAAACTGCGGCACGTGACGAGCGCCGAGAACCCCGAGACGGAGGTGTCGTGA
- a CDS encoding MSMEG_0565 family glycosyltransferase codes for MSHPGPRVALISHSTTPRGGHVHTIGLAEALHRAGDRVHLVALGDPAKGLYRPVDVPHTVVRGPARAGTTLTERTLAGIELLAAGLAERIGEFDVLHAQDCIAARAALAARARTGAPVTVLRTAHHVDDFTTPVLVDCQRRAITEPDRVLVVSEQWRRILAADFGVSTTIVPNGVDTGRFPPAAPEATHALRERVGARERFLLLAVGGIEPRKGTVHAFRALAHLRSEGLDPVLAIVGGHSFQDFAPYRDAALAELAGLGLELGRDVVELGTVSDAELGGWYEAADALCYPSTAEGFGLVAIEAMGLGLPVVASDLPVFREHLMDDVDALLPAVGDDHALAAALRRMVTDAELRARLATAGRLTAGRFTWENSADVHRGIYREAVPAPA; via the coding sequence GTGTCACACCCCGGCCCGCGAGTGGCCCTGATCAGCCATTCGACGACCCCCCGTGGCGGCCACGTGCACACGATCGGGCTGGCCGAGGCCCTGCACCGGGCCGGTGACCGCGTCCACCTCGTCGCGCTGGGAGACCCCGCGAAGGGCCTCTACCGGCCGGTCGACGTGCCGCACACGGTCGTCCGCGGGCCCGCGCGGGCGGGCACGACGCTCACCGAACGGACCCTCGCCGGGATCGAGCTGCTCGCCGCCGGGCTCGCCGAGCGGATCGGGGAGTTCGACGTCCTGCACGCCCAGGACTGCATCGCCGCGCGCGCCGCGCTGGCTGCCCGCGCCCGCACCGGCGCGCCGGTCACGGTGCTGCGCACCGCCCACCACGTGGACGACTTCACCACCCCGGTCCTGGTCGACTGCCAGCGCCGTGCCATCACCGAGCCGGACCGCGTCCTCGTCGTGAGCGAACAGTGGCGGCGGATCCTCGCCGCGGACTTCGGGGTGTCGACGACGATCGTGCCCAACGGCGTCGACACCGGCCGCTTCCCACCGGCCGCCCCGGAGGCGACGCACGCGCTACGGGAGCGCGTCGGCGCCCGGGAGCGGTTCCTGCTGCTCGCGGTGGGCGGGATCGAGCCCCGCAAGGGGACGGTCCACGCGTTCCGGGCGCTCGCGCACCTGCGCTCCGAGGGGCTCGACCCGGTGCTCGCGATCGTCGGCGGGCACTCGTTCCAGGACTTCGCGCCGTACCGGGACGCCGCGCTCGCCGAGCTCGCGGGCCTGGGGCTCGAGCTCGGCCGCGACGTCGTCGAGCTCGGCACGGTCTCCGACGCCGAGCTGGGCGGCTGGTACGAGGCCGCGGACGCGCTCTGCTACCCGTCGACGGCGGAGGGCTTCGGGCTGGTCGCGATCGAGGCGATGGGGCTCGGGCTGCCGGTCGTCGCCAGCGACCTGCCCGTGTTCCGCGAGCACCTGATGGACGACGTCGACGCGCTGCTCCCTGCCGTCGGGGACGACCACGCGCTCGCCGCGGCGCTCCGCCGGATGGTCACCGACGCGGAGCTCCGCGCGCGGCTGGCAACGGCCGGACGCCTGACCGCGGGCCGCTTCACCTGGGAGAACTCGGCGGACGTCCACCGCGGCATCTACCGGGAAGCCGTCCCGGCACCGGCCTGA
- a CDS encoding GAF domain-containing protein, producing the protein MPVDGVVERDTGPAGDPGRARMLDELYAAVVHDRSGGTPLRSLVSESWQRSLAADIDPERRTPPITYDRRESRARLSAHPLHTVMPLLRSNLVSIADEAMHVVLVTDADGVVLWREGASAVLRPADRVGLVEGSRWSEDAMGTNAMGTTLAVGRPVQIHSTEHLVRTIHAWTCVAAPVHDPDTGRIIGAIDITGPRRTIHPAMLALVTTTAQLAENQLRAQLAIADERMRLRNMPHLQSLRGTAGALVTPSGRVVAGEPYGWWPERVPIVDGADRIELADGRRLLVEPLAEGYLLREISRRSVLPHGSSRATAVPEAPAPERHALALRFMGDGTPRAVLDGTPIPMTLRPAETLAALALHPEGLTAERLAYLLYGDDGNQTTVRGEIHRLRASIGADVLKTRPYRLDATVETDFGAVRRALESGRVADAIRACAGPLLPRSDAPEIRAVRDELEAALRRAVLDSDDVDLLHTFGAHPLGRDDLEVHERLADLLPAGDPRRSVAESRVARLLAE; encoded by the coding sequence ATGCCAGTCGACGGCGTGGTCGAGCGGGACACCGGTCCCGCCGGGGATCCCGGCCGGGCCCGCATGCTCGACGAACTGTACGCCGCCGTCGTGCACGACCGCTCCGGCGGCACGCCGCTCCGCAGCCTGGTCTCGGAGTCCTGGCAGCGCAGCCTCGCCGCGGACATCGATCCCGAACGCCGTACGCCGCCGATCACCTACGACCGGCGCGAGAGCAGGGCCCGCCTCTCCGCCCACCCGCTGCACACCGTGATGCCGCTGCTGCGCAGCAACCTGGTGAGCATCGCGGACGAGGCCATGCACGTAGTCCTGGTCACGGACGCGGACGGCGTCGTCCTGTGGCGCGAGGGCGCCAGTGCGGTGCTGCGCCCGGCGGACCGGGTCGGCCTCGTCGAGGGGTCGCGCTGGTCCGAGGACGCGATGGGCACGAACGCGATGGGCACCACGCTCGCGGTGGGCCGCCCCGTCCAGATCCATTCCACCGAGCACCTCGTCCGCACGATCCACGCCTGGACCTGCGTCGCCGCCCCGGTGCACGACCCGGACACCGGCCGGATCATCGGCGCCATCGACATCACCGGCCCCCGGCGGACCATCCACCCGGCGATGCTCGCGCTGGTCACCACCACCGCCCAGCTCGCCGAGAACCAGCTCCGGGCGCAGCTCGCGATCGCCGACGAGCGGATGCGGCTGCGGAACATGCCGCACCTGCAGAGCCTGCGCGGGACCGCGGGCGCGCTGGTCACGCCCAGCGGCCGGGTCGTCGCCGGCGAGCCGTACGGCTGGTGGCCCGAGCGCGTCCCGATCGTCGACGGCGCGGACCGCATCGAGCTCGCCGACGGCCGCCGGCTGCTGGTCGAGCCGCTGGCCGAGGGCTACCTGCTGCGGGAGATCTCGCGGAGATCCGTCCTGCCGCACGGCTCGAGCCGGGCGACCGCCGTGCCCGAGGCGCCGGCGCCCGAGCGGCACGCCCTCGCCCTGCGGTTCATGGGCGACGGCACCCCGCGCGCGGTGTTGGACGGCACCCCCATCCCGATGACGTTGCGTCCCGCGGAGACGCTCGCGGCGCTGGCCCTGCACCCGGAGGGCCTCACCGCCGAACGCCTCGCCTACCTGCTCTACGGCGACGACGGCAACCAGACGACGGTGCGCGGGGAGATCCACCGGCTGCGCGCCTCGATCGGCGCGGACGTCCTCAAGACCCGCCCCTACCGGCTGGACGCGACGGTCGAGACGGACTTCGGCGCCGTCCGGCGCGCGCTGGAGAGCGGCCGGGTGGCGGACGCGATCCGGGCCTGCGCCGGTCCGCTGCTCCCGCGCTCCGACGCCCCCGAGATCCGCGCCGTCCGGGACGAGCTGGAGGCCGCCCTGCGCCGGGCCGTCCTGGACTCGGACGACGTGGACCTGCTGCACACCTTCGGCGCCCATCCGCTCGGCCGGGACGACCTCGAGGTGCACGAGCGGCTGGCGGACCTGCTGCCCGCCGGGGACCCGAGACGGTCGGTCGCCGAGTCCCGGGTCGCGCGGCTGCTCGCCGAGTAG
- a CDS encoding helix-turn-helix domain-containing protein, with translation MTQPSQGPWEPIVDAIGPRVREARQRLGLSLQQLAVRADVSAAAVHKVERGDMVPTITTLLKLSGALGTTVASLVDELPGEPVARYVRAGTRGRVPKEWAPAALGVTAEGIAEADATLRAGGVMAVVEPGGESGDTRPRRPGEELLLVLEGALRVEVAGERYDVEPGDTLHYPTDRGHRWSNEGDEPARAVWVTIRA, from the coding sequence GTGACCCAGCCGAGCCAGGGCCCCTGGGAGCCCATCGTCGACGCCATCGGGCCGAGGGTCCGGGAGGCGCGTCAGCGACTTGGCCTGTCCCTGCAACAGCTCGCGGTCCGGGCCGACGTGTCCGCCGCCGCCGTGCACAAGGTCGAACGGGGGGACATGGTGCCCACGATCACCACGCTGCTGAAGCTCTCCGGCGCGCTCGGCACCACCGTCGCGTCGCTGGTCGACGAGCTGCCCGGCGAGCCCGTCGCCCGGTACGTCCGGGCGGGCACGCGGGGCAGGGTGCCCAAGGAGTGGGCCCCGGCGGCGCTCGGCGTGACCGCGGAGGGGATCGCCGAGGCGGACGCGACGTTGCGTGCGGGCGGCGTGATGGCCGTCGTCGAACCGGGCGGGGAGAGCGGGGACACCCGGCCCCGCCGACCGGGAGAGGAGCTCCTGCTGGTGTTGGAGGGTGCGTTGCGGGTCGAGGTGGCGGGGGAGCGGTACGACGTCGAGCCGGGGGACACCCTGCACTATCCGACGGACCGCGGGCACCGGTGGAGCAACGAGGGCGACGAGCCCGCGCGCGCGGTGTGGGTGACGATCCGTGCCTGA
- a CDS encoding AIR synthase related protein translates to MPEPSGPDSLSAIAAACLANPGLTAKAEIALVGEVLGGTDWMGGPGDDGAVVTAHGGPVIACGEALFPPFVAADPHGAGFAAVLTNVNDVAAMGGVPLGIVDTVVASEPVARKALAGMREAAELYDVPIIGGHLTIHDGDPAISAFAVGASAAPLSVTRAAPGQSLVVAAALDGRMRADFPFFPAFESRGRRSAGDVRLLGALADSGVVVAAKDISMAGLVGSLAMLLEPGRLGVTLDVDAVPAPPGVPLTRWFNCFPSFGFLLCVPAGREPECLAAFAERDLAAAVVGTLDDTGTLALSRPDDHVEVLSLHDFRVTGLPRA, encoded by the coding sequence GTGCCTGAGCCGTCCGGGCCCGACTCCCTGTCCGCCATCGCCGCCGCCTGCCTGGCGAATCCGGGACTGACCGCGAAGGCCGAGATCGCCCTCGTCGGCGAGGTCCTCGGCGGGACGGACTGGATGGGCGGTCCCGGCGACGACGGCGCGGTGGTCACCGCGCACGGCGGCCCGGTCATCGCGTGCGGGGAGGCGCTGTTCCCCCCGTTCGTCGCCGCGGACCCGCACGGTGCCGGGTTCGCCGCGGTGCTCACGAACGTCAACGACGTGGCCGCGATGGGTGGGGTGCCGCTGGGCATCGTGGACACCGTCGTCGCGTCGGAACCCGTGGCCCGCAAGGCACTCGCCGGGATGCGGGAGGCCGCCGAGCTCTACGACGTGCCGATCATCGGTGGGCACCTGACGATCCACGACGGGGACCCCGCGATCTCCGCGTTCGCCGTCGGGGCCTCGGCGGCGCCGTTGTCGGTGACCCGCGCCGCGCCCGGCCAGTCGCTCGTGGTGGCCGCCGCGCTGGACGGCCGGATGCGCGCGGACTTCCCGTTCTTCCCGGCGTTCGAATCGCGCGGCCGGCGCAGCGCGGGCGACGTCCGGCTGCTCGGTGCGTTGGCGGACTCCGGCGTCGTGGTGGCGGCGAAGGACATCAGCATGGCCGGGCTCGTCGGATCGCTGGCGATGCTCCTGGAACCCGGACGGCTCGGCGTGACCCTCGACGTCGACGCGGTGCCGGCCCCGCCGGGTGTGCCCCTGACGCGCTGGTTCAACTGCTTCCCGAGCTTCGGCTTCCTGCTCTGCGTGCCCGCGGGCCGGGAGCCGGAGTGCCTCGCCGCGTTCGCCGAGCGGGACCTGGCGGCGGCGGTCGTCGGGACCCTGGACGACACGGGCACCCTCGCCCTCTCCCGCCCGGACGATCACGTGGAGGTCCTGAGCCTGCACGACTTCCGCGTCACCGGCCTCCCCCGCGCCTGA
- a CDS encoding glycerol dehydratase reactivase beta/small subunit family protein — MSGGDAERPAVVVLLAAGADPALLHEVCAGAEEEGVPTRVDPAPQGDAVGLAHEAAGRSALRTGIGIGEDGAVAVHHATLPADAPVGLAGPDAAGADRRNVGHLAARIVKVLPLA; from the coding sequence GTGAGCGGAGGGGACGCCGAGCGGCCCGCGGTCGTCGTACTCCTGGCCGCGGGCGCCGATCCGGCGCTCCTGCACGAGGTGTGTGCCGGCGCCGAGGAGGAGGGCGTGCCGACGCGCGTGGATCCCGCCCCGCAGGGGGACGCCGTCGGGCTCGCGCACGAGGCCGCCGGCCGGTCCGCGCTGCGGACCGGCATCGGCATCGGTGAGGACGGCGCGGTCGCGGTCCACCACGCCACGCTGCCCGCGGACGCGCCCGTCGGGCTCGCCGGGCCGGACGCCGCCGGCGCCGACCGCCGCAACGTCGGGCACCTCGCCGCCCGGATCGTCAAGGTGCTCCCGCTGGCGTGA
- a CDS encoding GlcG/HbpS family heme-binding protein, whose translation MNGLTLAEAQKALTAALEKAEEIGQPMNIAVVDAGGHLLAFARQDGAIRASIDIAQRKARTSILMNLPTSALAPLVQPGQELYGLEQLSGGMVAFGGGLPVYRDGELVGAVGVSAGTVDQDTTVATAAVTALS comes from the coding sequence ATGAACGGGCTGACGTTGGCCGAGGCGCAGAAGGCGCTCACCGCGGCACTGGAGAAGGCGGAGGAGATCGGCCAGCCGATGAACATCGCGGTGGTCGACGCGGGCGGGCACCTCCTGGCGTTCGCCCGCCAGGACGGCGCCATCCGCGCCAGCATCGACATCGCGCAGCGCAAGGCGCGGACGTCGATCCTGATGAACCTGCCCACCAGTGCGCTCGCGCCGCTGGTCCAGCCGGGGCAGGAGCTCTACGGCCTGGAGCAGCTCTCCGGCGGCATGGTCGCGTTCGGCGGGGGCCTCCCGGTGTACCGCGACGGCGAGCTGGTCGGCGCGGTCGGGGTCAGCGCCGGGACCGTCGACCAGGACACGACGGTCGCGACGGCGGCGGTGACGGCGCTGAGCTGA
- a CDS encoding diol dehydratase reactivase subunit alpha, with amino-acid sequence MKRLVVGVDIGNSTTEACVASVSGGSVEYLGTALTHTTGVKGTPENTEGAVDAVRRALVGARRSPADLEIVLLNEATPVISGLAMETISETIITESTMIGHNPETPGGVGLGVGTTVSLDGLAGAPPDEPVVVVVPGGWDFDDVAVELNAAAERGVPVVAAVLAHDDAVLVVNRLRTPIPVVDEVAAVEKVPLGMHAAVEVAAPGRTIRTLSDSYGLASVFGLDPEQTRQVSPVARALTGNRSAVVVRTPTGDVTDRRIPVGTLTLTGAGKTLQVDVDAGADEIMDTLGRVQPLDDATGEPGTHVGGMLAQVRDTMTDVTGQPAVEIQIRDVLAVDTFVPNEVRGGLAGEVALENAVALAAMVRTSRSRMQVVADEVAEALGCRAEIGGIEGEMAVRGALTTPGTDIPIAVLDLGGGSTDAALLDRDGVCTAVHVAGAGELVTKLIASELALEDREVAESVKRHPLAKVESFFHIRHEDGTVQFFTEPLPPHVFARVVAMTPEGPAPIPTRASVDHVRRIRREAKRRVFVVNALRALRQVAPRGSLRMLDFVVLLGGSALDFEIPDLIADALAGHGVVCGTGNVHGNEGPRNAVAAGLVDAHAGAVSG; translated from the coding sequence ATGAAACGTCTGGTCGTCGGGGTCGACATCGGGAACTCGACCACCGAGGCGTGCGTCGCCTCGGTCTCGGGCGGTTCCGTGGAGTACCTGGGAACGGCCCTGACCCACACGACCGGGGTCAAGGGCACGCCCGAGAACACCGAGGGCGCCGTCGACGCCGTGCGCCGGGCCCTCGTGGGGGCCCGGCGCTCGCCGGCGGACCTCGAAATCGTCCTGCTGAACGAGGCCACGCCGGTGATCAGCGGGCTGGCCATGGAGACCATCTCCGAGACGATCATCACCGAGTCCACGATGATCGGGCACAACCCCGAGACACCGGGCGGCGTCGGGCTGGGGGTCGGCACGACCGTCTCGCTCGACGGGCTCGCCGGGGCCCCGCCGGACGAGCCGGTGGTCGTGGTGGTCCCGGGCGGCTGGGACTTCGACGACGTGGCCGTCGAGCTGAACGCGGCGGCCGAGCGCGGCGTCCCGGTCGTCGCGGCCGTCCTCGCCCACGACGACGCCGTGCTGGTGGTGAACCGGCTCCGCACGCCCATCCCCGTCGTCGACGAGGTGGCAGCGGTGGAGAAGGTGCCCCTCGGGATGCACGCCGCCGTCGAGGTCGCGGCCCCGGGGCGCACCATCCGCACGCTGTCGGACTCCTACGGCCTCGCGTCGGTGTTCGGGCTCGATCCGGAACAGACGCGGCAGGTCTCGCCGGTGGCCCGGGCGCTCACCGGGAACCGCTCGGCCGTCGTCGTCCGGACGCCCACCGGTGACGTCACCGACCGGCGGATCCCGGTCGGCACCCTGACCCTCACCGGCGCCGGCAAGACCCTGCAGGTCGACGTCGACGCGGGCGCCGACGAGATCATGGACACACTCGGCCGGGTCCAGCCCCTCGACGACGCGACCGGTGAGCCCGGCACACACGTCGGCGGGATGCTCGCGCAGGTCCGGGACACCATGACGGACGTGACCGGGCAGCCGGCGGTCGAGATCCAGATCCGGGACGTGCTGGCCGTCGACACGTTCGTGCCGAACGAGGTGCGCGGCGGGCTGGCCGGCGAGGTCGCGCTGGAGAACGCCGTCGCGCTCGCGGCGATGGTCCGGACCAGCCGCAGCCGCATGCAGGTCGTCGCCGACGAGGTGGCCGAGGCGCTCGGCTGCCGCGCCGAGATCGGCGGCATCGAGGGCGAGATGGCGGTCCGGGGGGCGTTGACCACGCCGGGCACCGACATCCCGATCGCGGTGCTCGACCTCGGCGGCGGATCCACGGACGCGGCCCTGCTCGACCGGGACGGCGTGTGCACGGCGGTGCACGTCGCCGGGGCCGGCGAGCTGGTCACGAAGCTGATCGCCTCCGAGCTGGCGCTCGAGGACCGGGAGGTCGCCGAGTCGGTCAAGCGGCATCCGCTGGCGAAGGTGGAGAGCTTCTTCCACATCCGGCACGAGGACGGGACGGTGCAGTTCTTCACCGAGCCGCTGCCGCCGCACGTGTTCGCCCGCGTCGTGGCGATGACCCCGGAGGGGCCCGCACCGATCCCGACGAGGGCCTCGGTCGACCACGTCCGGCGGATCCGTAGGGAGGCGAAGCGGCGGGTGTTCGTCGTCAACGCGCTCCGCGCGCTGCGCCAGGTCGCGCCCCGCGGCAGCCTGCGGATGCTGGACTTCGTGGTCCTGCTCGGGGGTTCCGCGCTGGACTTCGAGATCCCGGACCTGATCGCCGACGCCCTCGCCGGGCACGGTGTCGTCTGCGGCACGGGCAACGTGCACGGCAACGAGGGCCCGCGCAACGCCGTCGCCGCGGGGCTGGTCGACGCGCACGCCGGTGCGGTGTCCGGGTGA
- a CDS encoding response regulator transcription factor, whose product MTVLSSDTLLDAAPARPARPHLEPPVTARVPEGDLALRTARVLVVESEAIVRLGLRQLFAAEPDLRIVAEAATPRDALFAADRVRPDLVLLDVDLGRGDAAGLDVARALLQRHRGTKILVLTACRDRDVMLRTIRLGVHGYLRKGAETAEIVQAARTLLRGESVFDSRTTAIVMDALRDTERPAPGVTGPRGALLTDRETQVLRLLATGMSNREIGAELVISEATVKFHVRNLRDKLDVRRRTEIVYTATRQGIV is encoded by the coding sequence ATGACGGTGTTGTCCTCGGACACCCTGCTGGACGCCGCTCCCGCCCGGCCGGCCCGGCCGCACCTCGAGCCGCCCGTCACCGCTCGCGTGCCCGAGGGCGACCTCGCCCTGCGAACGGCCAGGGTGCTCGTCGTGGAGAGCGAGGCGATCGTCCGGCTGGGGCTGCGCCAGCTCTTCGCCGCCGAGCCCGACCTGCGGATCGTCGCCGAGGCGGCCACCCCGCGGGACGCCCTCTTCGCCGCGGACCGCGTCCGCCCGGACCTCGTGCTGCTCGACGTGGACCTCGGCCGCGGGGACGCCGCCGGCCTGGACGTCGCCCGCGCGCTGCTGCAACGCCACCGCGGCACCAAGATCCTCGTGCTCACCGCCTGCCGGGACCGCGACGTCATGCTCCGCACCATCCGCCTAGGGGTCCACGGCTACCTGCGCAAGGGCGCGGAGACGGCCGAGATCGTGCAGGCGGCCCGGACGCTGCTCCGCGGCGAGAGCGTCTTCGACTCGCGCACCACCGCGATCGTGATGGACGCGCTGCGGGACACCGAGCGCCCGGCTCCCGGTGTGACCGGACCCCGCGGCGCCCTGCTGACGGACCGGGAGACCCAGGTCCTGCGCCTGCTCGCCACCGGGATGTCCAACCGCGAGATCGGCGCCGAGCTCGTCATCAGCGAGGCGACCGTCAAGTTCCACGTCCGGAACCTGCGGGACAAGCTCGATGTCCGCCGCCGCACGGAGATCGTCTACACCGCGACCCGGCAGGGGATCGTCTGA
- a CDS encoding propanediol/glycerol family dehydratase medium subunit, with protein sequence MTAPAAVRTLTLKEIGPAQRASRPDEVVVAVSPAFADTFTRTIVDVPHAEVIRQVLAGIEEQGVTARMVKVWDTADLAAIAHTGARLSGSGISIGLLSRGTTMIHQRDLPRLSNLELFPQSPLLDAEVFRRIGSNAAQYAKGESPAPVPTRNDQMARPRWQAKAALLHLKEFECIVAGRRPVEVEPVISRA encoded by the coding sequence ATGACCGCTCCCGCCGCGGTGCGGACCCTGACCCTGAAGGAGATCGGCCCGGCCCAGCGTGCGTCGCGGCCGGACGAGGTGGTCGTCGCCGTCTCGCCGGCCTTCGCCGACACGTTCACCAGGACCATCGTCGACGTCCCGCACGCCGAGGTGATCCGGCAGGTCCTGGCCGGCATCGAGGAGCAGGGCGTCACCGCGCGGATGGTCAAGGTGTGGGACACCGCCGACCTCGCGGCCATCGCCCACACCGGTGCCCGGCTCTCGGGCTCCGGCATCTCCATCGGGCTGCTCTCCCGCGGGACCACGATGATCCACCAGCGGGACCTGCCGCGGCTGAGCAACCTGGAGCTGTTCCCGCAGTCCCCGCTGCTCGACGCCGAGGTGTTCCGCCGCATCGGGTCGAACGCCGCCCAGTACGCCAAGGGCGAGTCGCCGGCCCCGGTGCCGACCCGTAACGACCAGATGGCGCGCCCCCGCTGGCAGGCGAAGGCCGCGCTGCTGCACCTCAAGGAGTTCGAGTGCATCGTGGCGGGACGCAGGCCGGTGGAGGTCGAGCCGGTGATCTCCCGGGCATGA